The window GCCCTGAACATCAGCAACAAGTCACCTCCATTCTCCACGACCCCGAAGCCAGCGAAAACGACAAATACGTCGCCCTGCAGTTCCTGAGAAACTCCGAAATCGCCGCCAAAGGCATTCTGCCGACCTGCCAGGATACCGGCACCGCGATTATCGTCGGTAAAAAAGGGCAGCGCGTCTGGACCGGCGGCGGTGACGAAGCGGCCCTGTCCCGCGGCGTATATAACACCTATATTGAGGACAACCTGCGCTACTCGCAGAACGCGGCACTGGATATGTACAAGGAAGTGAACACCGGCACCAACCTGCCGGCGCAGATCGACCTGTATTCCGTCGACGGCGACGAGTACAAATTCCTCTGCGTAGCGAAGGGCGGCGGTTCCGCAAACAAAACCTATCTTTACCAGGAAACCAAAGCGCTGCTCACCCCCGGCAAGCTGAAAAACTTCCTCGTTGAGAAGATGCGCACGCTCGGCACCGCGGCCTGCCCGCCGTACCATATCGCCTTTGTGATTGGCGGCACCTCAGCGGAAAGTACGCTGAAAACCGTCAAGCTCGCCAGTACGCACTATTACGACGGTCTGCCAACCGAAGGCAACGAGCACGGCCAGGCATTCCGCGATACGCAGCTGGAGCAGGAACTGCTGGCGGAAGCGCAAAAACTGGGCCTCGGCGCGCAGTTCGGCGGCAAATATTTCGCCCATGATATCCGCGTGATCCGTCTGCCGCGCCACGGCGCGTCCTGCCCGGTAGGGATGGGCGTCTCCTGCTCCGCCGATCGTAACATTAAGGCGAAGATCAACCGCGAAGGGATCTGGATCGAAAAACTGGAGCACAATCCGGGCCGCTACATTCCAGAAGCCCTGCGTCAGGCAGGCGAAGGCGACGTGGTGAAGGTAGACCTCAACCGTCCGATGAAAGAGATCTTAGCCCAGCTTTCGCAGTATCCGGTCTCCACGCGCCTGTCGCTGACCGGGACCATTATCGTGGGTCGCGACATTGCCCACGCGAAGCTGAAAGAGCGCATCGAGTCCGGCGAAGGGCTGCCGCAGTACATCAAAGATCACCCAATCTACTATGCCGGACCGGCGAAAACCCCGGCGGGCTATCCGTCCGGTTCGTTAGGCCCGACCACCGCAGGCCGCATGGACTCTTACGTCGATCTGCTACAGTCTCACGGCGGCAGCATGATCATGCTGGCAAAGGGCAACCGCAGCCAACAGGTGACCGACGCCTGCCACAAACACGGCGGTTTCTATCTGGGCAGCATCGGCGGCCCGGCGGCGGTACTGGCGCAGCAGAGCATCAAACATCTGGAGTGCGTGGAGTATCCGGAACTGGGTATGGAAGCGATCTGGAAAATCGAAGTGGAAGACTTCCCGGCGTTTATCCTTGTGGATGACAAAGGCAACGACTTCTTCCAGCAAATCGTCAGCAAACAGTGCGCTAACTGCGCGAAGTAATCCCGGCCTCCCTGCACAAGCCAACCTTAAGTTCTTAAGGTTGGCTTAATTTTACTCTGCGAAGATCGGCGCGACTTCGTTGATGGACTTCACCACCATGTTAAAGCGCCTGTTCAAAAGACCCTCTCTCAGACTGCTCGCCTGGCTGCTGCTGGTTTCGTTTTATCTTGCCGTTGGCCTGAATATCGCCTTTTATCAGCAGCTCATACAGGATCTGCCGCTGGACTCCCTGCGCAACGTGCTGGTCTTTCTGTCGATGCCGCTGGTAGCGTTTAGCGCGATCAATATCGTTCTGTCGCTGGCCTCGTTTCTCTGGCTGCACAGGCCGCTGGCCTGTCTGTTTATTCTGGCGGGCGCAGCGGCGCAGTATTTCATTCTGACCTACGGCATCATTATCGATCGCTCAATGATCGCCAATATGATGGATACCACCCCCGCCGAAACGTTCGCCCTGCTCACGCCGCAGATGGCGCTCACGCTCGGCCTGAGCGGGATCGCCGCCGCCGTTATCGCCTGCTGGATTAAAATCAAACCGGCTTCATCCGCGCTGCGCGGCGTACTGTGGCGCAGCGTCAGCATCATCGCTTCCGTATTGCTGATAGCGCTGGTCGCCGCCTGCTTTTATAAGGATTACGCCTCGCTGTTTCGTAATAATAAACAGCTGGTGAAGGCGCTCAGCCCCTCGAACAGCCTGGTAGCCTCGTGGTCGTGGTACTCGCACGAAAGGCTGGCGAATCTGCCGCTGGTGCGCATTGGCGAAGACGCCCATCGCAACCCGCATATGGCGGCGGGTGAGCGCAAAAACCTGACCATTCTCATCGTCGGCGAAACCTCGCGGGCGGCCAATTTCTCTCTTGGGGGCTACCCGCGGGAAACCAACCCGCGGCTGGCGCAGGATAATGTGATCTATTTCGCGCATACCACCTCCTGCGGCACCGCCACCGCCGTCTCCGTCCCCTGCATGTTCTCCGGAATGCCACGCAAGCATTATGACGCGGAGCTGGCGCACCATCAGGAAGGCCTGCTGGATATTATTCAGCGCGCGGGCATAAACGTGCTGTGGAACGACAACGACGGCGGCTGCAAAGGCGCGTGCGATCGCGTGCCGCACCAGAACGTCACCGCCCTCAATCTGAAGGGACAGTGTATTGACGGCGAATGCTATGACGAGGTGCTGTTCCACGGTCTGGAGGAGTACATCAGCCATTTGCAGGGCGACGGGGTGATTGTGCTGCACACCATCGGCAGCCACGGTCCGACCTACTACAACCGCTACCCGCCGCAGTTCAGGCAATTTACCCCAACCTGCGACAGCAACGAAATCCAGACCTGCTCACAGCAGCAGCTGGTGAATACTTATGATAATACCGTGCGCTAT is drawn from Citrobacter rodentium NBRC 105723 = DSM 16636 and contains these coding sequences:
- the eptA gene encoding phosphoethanolamine transferase EptA, encoding MLKRLFKRPSLRLLAWLLLVSFYLAVGLNIAFYQQLIQDLPLDSLRNVLVFLSMPLVAFSAINIVLSLASFLWLHRPLACLFILAGAAAQYFILTYGIIIDRSMIANMMDTTPAETFALLTPQMALTLGLSGIAAAVIACWIKIKPASSALRGVLWRSVSIIASVLLIALVAACFYKDYASLFRNNKQLVKALSPSNSLVASWSWYSHERLANLPLVRIGEDAHRNPHMAAGERKNLTILIVGETSRAANFSLGGYPRETNPRLAQDNVIYFAHTTSCGTATAVSVPCMFSGMPRKHYDAELAHHQEGLLDIIQRAGINVLWNDNDGGCKGACDRVPHQNVTALNLKGQCIDGECYDEVLFHGLEEYISHLQGDGVIVLHTIGSHGPTYYNRYPPQFRQFTPTCDSNEIQTCSQQQLVNTYDNTVRYVDYIIDKAINILKAHQDRFTTSLVYLSDHGESLGEDGVYLHGLPYAIAPQTQKQVPMLLWLSPDYQQRYGVNADCLQQLARTQDYSQDNLFSTMLGLTGVQTTQYRAADDILRPCRRIAE
- the fumA gene encoding class I fumarate hydratase FumA; the encoded protein is MSNKEFFYQAPFPMGEDKTEYYLLTSDYVSVSEFEGESILKVEPQALTLLAQQAFHDASFLLRPEHQQQVTSILHDPEASENDKYVALQFLRNSEIAAKGILPTCQDTGTAIIVGKKGQRVWTGGGDEAALSRGVYNTYIEDNLRYSQNAALDMYKEVNTGTNLPAQIDLYSVDGDEYKFLCVAKGGGSANKTYLYQETKALLTPGKLKNFLVEKMRTLGTAACPPYHIAFVIGGTSAESTLKTVKLASTHYYDGLPTEGNEHGQAFRDTQLEQELLAEAQKLGLGAQFGGKYFAHDIRVIRLPRHGASCPVGMGVSCSADRNIKAKINREGIWIEKLEHNPGRYIPEALRQAGEGDVVKVDLNRPMKEILAQLSQYPVSTRLSLTGTIIVGRDIAHAKLKERIESGEGLPQYIKDHPIYYAGPAKTPAGYPSGSLGPTTAGRMDSYVDLLQSHGGSMIMLAKGNRSQQVTDACHKHGGFYLGSIGGPAAVLAQQSIKHLECVEYPELGMEAIWKIEVEDFPAFILVDDKGNDFFQQIVSKQCANCAK